In a single window of the Rhopalosiphum padi isolate XX-2018 chromosome 1, ASM2088224v1, whole genome shotgun sequence genome:
- the LOC132917440 gene encoding CCR4-NOT transcription complex subunit 1-like isoform X5, producing the protein MNLDSLSYTLSQISYLVANLSKKNYKSSVQELVDAIQLQGFEADRHLLRCLLSHIDLKEIEGPRNISHKDYYQVQLLAQQCTTLLNKPSLTSILCFALDNPLNIQKPLKPSIQLFVQLSRILHLSLVQEVVFGLVCLESANYSTFALQFVKQKLPELIKSYINSDINTEQVTGGGLHDSSPEVLHLILSHVFAVDDQIFGISKEVKEVLLKNLRRDFPLEVAPVLLAPLIYSDNPDRPMDKINQDMSSISNSMLDPSLADLVMEMGYSICSSLEECRRNLLSVISGNGSSVIFGPSSIAKVLSMMIRTHTGLDTQSNLTYWPGDNANHDLDKSSINCTTWNVEVFVHTIKDLNPSLSWSDVIKELDHNDFIIKDRQGLVLLFTALRLGLKAQGYHADNFPVEMIYRHWSNSEAQMSLVQLILQNSDVFCFADYPYRSVSIDLLKVTPEADNKDINNWRSIELVDLMLYLAERGLYYQVQECLKFPAQKCPDLLALALIQSNGPLSMVRHEMISGLIPIFLGNHSNAGVILHHAWNHQNVGLRHTLVQAMSEWYVRSDHDHVKLSRILDIAQDLKALSLLLSVQQFVFVIDLACLASRREYLKLDKWLSDKIREHGENFVSACVKFLQKRCPQLAGSSTKDEHLSKYTPLSSETVLTILNCLRNVTGTISQELSDAILQMVTNCTNMYMSKVVSARINSTAPPPAILRASQHHRLNEGPSSQVLVDQLTGLATSLASLGLNSSAQSSSTFSLPGSLGQLVQTPGSPSRNNIGNTSGHGGFSIMTPSSSNAPGPAVSSQLSGPSNMLGRLPPHQINPSAIVKANHPIDNSLFVDGNMPVSVPKDIEDEANSYFQRIYNLAPHHSLSIDEVLEMLKRFQESPVKREREVFCCMLRNLFEEYRFFPAYPEKELITTAHLFGGIIEHGLVSNYKALGLALRFILDALKKSPSSKMYNFGITALDRFKHRLKDYHQYCSHIYAIPHFQQFPQHLIEYVEYGKTSNEPPSRVTDLAGASSNIISQGSFMPNSLNAFKAQSITTTTATTTVSSSSSKLTTTNAVLPSRPSIANTTNIDTLLVATEQEDKMIAPAENVQDKIAFIFNNLSQVNLQTKCDEIREIITHECLPWLSQYLVMKRVSIELNFHTLYSNFLDCLNNEALNSLIILETFRNIRVLLKSDKGMANFSDRSLLKNLGHWLGMITLAKNKPILLDDIDLKMLLVEAYNKGHQELLFTVPFIAKILESCAKSKVFRPRNPWTMSVMNCLAELHEEPDLKLTLKFEVEVLCKALNIELKDLTAGYVLKDPEIAKKLEPQLSNAEKSKPRPQSAPEPPKMSVPTPQRQTPIIQTIVASQAQQQQNNNATVPSINSNTRFNDELVGHVVAAGGVTTLTSTGSMGISGTPGMSPPLPLVEPKFNYVTFNTTNSSQIMSMIVINSQIPLFHSQPTLKTYVRNAIERSIQEWINPVVERSVKIAVITTEHIVKKDFGMDPDDTHLRKAAHCMVRNLTSGLAMITCREQVIQTLTTNLKQHFMSVLISPSQSQKEMIDQACTMCANDNLELACAFVQKTATEKAVIEIDKYLKIEYDRRSMSRMEGRRYCDPLVLGGQAEYLPETLRNKVGLPPPQMIGVYEEFARNIPGFQPLDREAVSLFIPKSGFPPDEMTVVYEKLISDIESLLQLYIASQRMLSNTTQPSNLHGVMEAMTALRRSRDIVTAGNVVNKTVESYLDGLSSSANHDLDMSIRYRDIHLNIFRAFQDPRAYNLQWTNKTLTKALMESRDELRFNIDAIDVLIRAGMVNISMYDMHLAMSMDNGANYVAMAYIKQFLQNYLIDNRSNSPITEHHLQATIDALNGIVLSGRPVPDGLTALLEAIRSPQTENNASERMASGSSSSSAHIQHGMLQGRDFDDPPGLLEKTEFLLKEWLTIYSAAPNRDPGKTFSVYIHQMNVQGILKSDDIITRFFRLSTQMMVELCYRQIPDQTQSPSTVRAKLFHTIDAYVKLIVLLVKHSGDATAITTKTNLLNKVLGIVVGVLLQDHDVQATDFHQLPYHRILITLFLDLNAPDPVLESINYPILAAFCHTFHLLRPRKVPGFAYAWLELISHRIFIGRLLGLTPQQKRAYDQTPVTDVQGWNFYAQLLIDLFKYLAPFLRNAELAKPVHLLYKGTLRVLLILLHDFPEFLCEFHYGFCDVIPPNCIQMRNLILSAFPRNMRLPDPFTPNLKVDVLQEISLAPKISPDFQCYIQPASFKKDLDLYLKTRAPVTFLSEIRTTMQQSCCEPGMRYNLSLLNAIVLYVGTQAIQHIRSKGLVPNTSTIAHSAHMDIFQNLSVDLDTEGRYLFLNAIANQLRFPNSHTHYFSCTLLYLFAEANSEAIQEQITRVLLERLIVNRPHPWGLLITFIELIKNPAYKFWNHEFVHCAPEIEKLFESVARSCMVHKQPNTSTDSGDLPDL; encoded by the exons GCAATCCAATTGCAAGGATTTGAAGCAGATCGACATTTATTGCGCTGTCTTCTTTCTCACATAGATCTTAAAGAGATTGAAGGACCGCGGAATATATCACATAAGGATTACTACCAAGTTCAATTGTTGGCACAACAGTGTACAACTCTTTTAAATAAGCCTTCCCTCACTTCGATTTTGTGTTTTGCACTTGACAATCCACTTAATATACAAaag CCATTAAAACCATCAATACAGCTATTTGTCCAGCTGAGTAGGATATTGCATCTTAGTCTCGTTCAAGAAGTTGTTTTTGGACTCGTTTGTTTGGAATCAGCAAACTATTCAACATTTGCATTACAATTTGTTAAACAAAAATTGCCAGAATTAATCAAATCTTATATTAACTCAG ataTTAATACTGAGCAAGTTACTGGAGGAGGATTGCATGATTCTAGTCCTgaagtattacatttaatattaagtcaCGTATTTGCTGTCGATGATCAAATATTtg gcatAAGCAAAGAAGTCAaagaagttttattaaaaaatttacgcCGTGATTTTCCGCTCGAAGTTGCTCCTGTATTATTGGCTCCTTTAATATATTCTGATAACCCAGATCGCCCAATGgataaaataaatcaagatATGTCATCTATTTCCAATTCAAtg TTGGATCCATCACTAGCTGATTTAGTTATGGAAATGGGCTATTCTATTTGTTCATCACTAGAAGAATGCCGTCGAAATTTGTTATCGGTAATTAGTGGAAATGGTTCTTCAGTCATTTTTGGCCCTTCGTCAATTGCAAAAGTGTTATCAATGATGATACGAACACATACTGGGCTTGACACTCAATCAAATTTGACATACTGGCCTGGCGACAATGCAAACCATGATCTAGACAAAAGctctattaattgtacaacatGGAATGTTGAAGTTTTTGTTCATACAATCAAAGACttg aatccATCATTGTCTTGGTCAGATGTTATCAAAGAACTTGACCataacgattttattattaaagatagaCAAGGTTTAGTTCTTCTTTTTACTGCTTTGCGACTTGGCTTAAAAGCCCAAGGATATCATGCAGATAACTTTCCCGTTGAAATGATTTATCGACATTGGTCAAATTCTGAAGCACag atgtcACTTGTCCAActtatattacaaaattctgatgttttttgttttgctgATTATCCATACCGTTCTGTGTCAATCGATTTGCTGAAAGTAACCCCAGAAGCagataataaagatattaataattg gcgtTCTATTGAGCTTGTCGATTTAATGTTGTATTTGGCTGAACGTGGTCTTTATTATCAAGTGCAAGAGTGTTTAAAGTTTCCAGCTCAAAAATGTCCTGATTTATTGGCCCTTGCTCTAATTCAGTCTAATGGTCCTTTGAGTATGGTCAGGCATGAAATGATAAGTGGCCTTATACCAATATTTCTTGGAAATCATAGCAATGCAGGTGTCATATTGCACCATGCATGGAATCATCAG aatgtTGGGCTCAGACATACTCTAGTACAAGCCATGAGTGAATGGTATGTGCGTAGTGATCACGACCATGTAAAACTTTCCCGCATTTTAGATATAGCTCAagatttaaag gcaTTATCTCTATTGTTAAGTGTTCAGCAGTTTGTATTTGTCATTGATTTAGCTTGTTTAGCTTCACGACGAGAATACTTGAAACTTGATAAATGGTTATCAGATAAAATTCGTGAACATGGCGAAAATTTTGTTTCTGCTTGTGTTAAATTTTTGCaa aaACGATGCCCTCAGTTAGCCGGATCTTCAACCAAAGATGAACATTTGTCTAAATACACTCCATTGTCATCAGAGACTGTTCTAACAATCTTAAATTGTCTACGCAATGTTACTGG aACTATTTCACAAGAACTCTCAGATGCTATTTTGCAAATGGTAACAAATTGTACCAATATGTATATGTCTAAAGTAGTATCAGCACGTATTAATTCAACAGCTCCGCCACCAGCTATTCTCCGTGCTTCACAACATCATCGACTAAATGAAGGGCCATCATCACAAGTATTAGTTGACCAACTTACTGGGTTGGCTACTAGTCTTGCTAGTCTTGGATTAAATTCTTCAGCACAATCAAGTTCTACATTTAGTTTACCtg GCTCCTTAGGGCAGTTAGTTCAAACACCTGGATCGCCATCTCGTAATAATATCGGTAATACATCTGGACATGGAGGTTTCTCTATTATGACCCCTTCATCTTCAAATGCTCCAGGTCCTGCAGTTTCCAGTCAATTATCTGGACCATCTAATATGCTTGGCCGATTACCACCTCACCAGATCAATCCATCAGCAATAGTAAAAGCTAATCATCCTA ttgacaACAGTTTATTTGTTGATGGTAACATGCCAGTCTCTGTACCTAAAGACATAGAAGATGAAGCAAATAGTTATTTCCAACGTATTTATAATTTGGCACCCCATCATTCACTATCAATTGATGAAGTGCTAGAAATGTTAAAAAGATTTCAAGAATCTCCAGTTAAACGTGAAAGg gAAGTTTTTTGTTGTATGTTGAGAAACTTGTTTGAAGAGTATAGATTTTTCCCAGCATATCCTGAAAAAGAACTAATAACAACAGCTCATCTTTTTGGTGGTATTATAGAGCATGGTCTTGTTtc aaattataaagcTTTGGGTCTTGCGCTACGTTTTATTTTGGATGCACTAAAGAAAAGTCCAagttctaaaatgtataattttggtATAACTGCATTGGATCGTTTTAAACATCGTTTGAAGGATTATCATCAATATTGTTCTCACATTTATGCAATTCCTCATTTCCAACAGTTCCCACAACATCTAATtgag tATGTTGAGTATGGTAAAACTTCAAACGAACCACCATCTAGAGTAACAGATTTAGCTGGAGCaagtagtaatattatatcacaaggATCATTCATGCCAAATTCTCTTAATGCTTTCAAAGCCCAAAGTATCACTACTACTACAGCTACTACTACAGTATCATCTTCATCTTCTAAACTTACTACTACCAATGCTGTGTTACCATCCAGG CCTTCAATTGCAAACACAACAAATATCGATACTTTGTTGGTGGCCACAGAACAAGAGGACAAAATGATTGCACCTGCTGAAAATGTTCAAGATAAAATAGCTTTTATCTTTAACAACTTAAGTCAAGTGAATCTGCAAACTAag tgTGATGAAATTAGAGAAATTATTACCCATGAATGTTTACCATGGCTATCACAATATTTGGTTATGAAACGTGTCAGTATTGAATTGAATTTCCATACCTTGTACTCTAATTTTTTGGATTGTTTGAATAACGAAGCCttgaattctttaataatattggaaACATTCAGGAATATAAGA gttTTGTTAAAAAGTGACAAAGGAATGGCCAATTTTTCTGATAGATCACTTTTAAAGAATTTAGGTCATTGGTTGGGAATGATAACATTAGcaaaaaataaacctatactATTGGACGATATTGacctaaaaatgttattggtgGAAGCATATAACAAGGGACATCAAGAACTACTATTTACTGTGCCATTTATTGCTAAGATACTAGAATCATGTGCTAAAAGCAAG gtaTTTAGACCAAGAAATCCATGGACAATGTCTGTAATGAACTGTCTAGCTGAACTTCATGAAGAACCAGATTTGAAATTAACTTTGAAATTCGAAGTTGAAGTATTGTGTAAAGCTTTAAACATAGAACTTAAG gattTGACTGCTGGTTATGTTCTTAAAGATCCAGAAATAGCAAAGAAATTAGAACCTCAACTATCTAATGCAGAAAAATCTAAACCTCGACCTCAAAGTGCTCCAGAGCCTCCAAAAATGTCTGTTCCTACACCCCAACGCCAAACACCAATTATTCaaa caattgTTGCCTCTCAAGCTCAGCAACAACAGAATAATAATGCAACAGTTCCATCAATAAATTCTAATACTCGATTCAATGATGAACTTGTTGGCCATGTAGTGGCTGCTGGTGGAGTTACAACTTTAACATCTACTGGTAGCATGGGCATTAGTGGTACACCAGGCATGTCTCCACCACTACCTTTGGTTGAGCCTAAGTTTAATTATGTTACATTCAATACTACTAATTCATCACAGATAATGTCTATGATTGTTATTAACTctcaa attccgCTGTTTCATAGCCAACCAACACTAAAGACTTACGTACGCAATGCCATTGAACGGTCAATCCAAGAATGGATAAATCCTGTTGTCGAGAGATCAGTAAAAATTGCAGTAATTACCACAGAACACATTGTTAAAAaa GATTTTGGTATGGACCCAGATGACACCCATTTACGTAAAGCAGCGCATTGTATGGTAAGAAATTTAACTTCTGGTTTGGCAATGATTACCTGTCGAGAGCAAGTCATTCAAACATTGACAACTAATTTGAAGCAACATTTTATGAGTGTTTTGatt TCTCCATCACAATCTCAAAAGGAAATGATTGATCAAGCTTGTACCATGTGTGCAAATGATAATTTAGAATTAGCATGTGCATTTGTCCAAAAAACTGCAACTGAAAAAGCCGTAATAGAAATtgacaaatacttaaaaatt gaaTACGATAGGCGCAGTATGTCAAGAATGGAAGGTCGTCGTTATTGTGATCCACTAGTATTAGGTGGCCAAGCAGAATATCTGCCAGAAACTCTACGTAATAAAGTTGGTTTACCACCACCTCAGATGATTGGAGTGTATGAGGAATTTGCAAGGAACATACCTGGTTTTCAACCATTAGATCGGGAAGCTGTTTCGTTATTCATTCCAAaatct GGTTTTCCGCCTGATGAGATGACAGTAGTTTATGAAAAACTCATTAGTGACATTGAGTcacttttacaattatatatagcCAGCCAACGAATGCTTTCTAACACAACACAACCATCAAATTTACATGGTGTTATGGAAGCAATGACAGCATTAAGAAGATCACGTGATATTGTTACTGCAGGAAATGTtgttaataaa acTGTAGAAAGTTATTTAGATGGTCTTAGTTCATCAGCAAACCATGATTTGGATATGAGTATCAGATACCGTGATATACATCTCAATATATTTAGAGCTTTTCAAGATCCTCGTGCTTACAATTTACAATGGACAAATAAAACTCTGACcaa AGCTCTCATGGAATCTAGAGATGAGTTACGTTTTAACATTGATGCAATTGATGTTTTAATACGTGCTGGGATGGTGAATATTAGCATGTATGACATGCACTTGGCTATGTCTATGGATAATGGTGCAAATTATGTAGCCATGGCatacattaaacaatttttacaaaactatttGATAGATAATCGTTCTAATTCACCTATAACTGAACATCATCTCCAAGCTACTATTGATGCATTGAATGGCATTGTACTTAGTGGTCGCCCTGTTCCTGATGG gttgaCAGCACTTCTGGAAGCAATTAGATCACCACAAACAGAAAATAATGCTTCAGAAAGAATGGCTAGTGGCAGTAGTAGTTCCTCAGCACACATTCAACATGGGATGCTACAG GGTAGAGACTTTGATGATCCTCCTGGATTGTTGGAAAAAACTGAGTTTTTACTTAAGGAATGGTTGACCATTTATAGTGCAGCACCCAATAGAGATCCAGGAAAGACTTTTAGTGTATACATTCATCAA ATGAATGTCCAaggaattttaaaatctgaTGACATCATAACTCGATTTTTCCGTCTCAGTACACAGATGATGGTTGAACTATGTTATAGACAGATACCTGATCAAACACAGTCTCCTTCTACTGTCCGTGCTAAACTTTTCCATACAATTGATGCCTACGTTAAACTCATTGTGCTACTAGTTAAACATTCTGGTGATGCAACTGCCATAACTACTAAAACAAATCTTTTGAATAAA gttCTTGGAATTGTTGTTGGTGTTTTGCTTCAAGATCATGACGTCCAAGCCACTGACTTTCACCAATTACCGTACCATAGGATTTTAATCACCCTTTTCCTTGATTTGAATGCACCTGATCCAGTATTAGAATCAATCAATTATCCC atACTTGCTGCATTTTGTCATACTTTTCATCTACTTCGACCAAGAAAAGTTCCAGGCTTCGCATATGCTTGGCTGGAACTTATATCTCATAGGATATTCATTGGTCGTCTTTTGGGATTAACTCCACAACAAAAG CGTGCTTACGATCAAACTCCGGTTACTGATGTTCAGGGTTGGAATTTCTATGCTCAATTACTCATTGACCTGTTCAAATACCTGGCTCCATTCTTAAGAAATGCTGAACTTGCCAAGCCTGTTCATTTGTTATATAAGGGAACATTGCGAGTGCTCCTTATTTTGCTACATGATTTTCCAGAATTCTTGTGCGAGTTCCACTATGGCTTTTGTGATGTGATACCTCCAAATTGCATTCAG atGAGAAATTTGATATTATCTGCATTCCCACGTAACATGCGTTTACCAGATCCATTTACACCAAACTTAAAAGTTGATGTGCTTCAAGAAATATCTTTGGCTCCAAAAATTAGTCCAGATTTTCAATGCTACATCCAACCAGCTagctttaaaaaa gatttagatttatatttgaaaactcGAGCTCCAGTTACATTTTTGTCAGAGATCCGTACTACGATGCAACAGAGTTGTTGTGAACCAGGAATGCGTTATAATCTTTCACTTTTAAACGCAATTGTTCTGTATGTTGGTACCCAAGCTATTCAACATATTCGCAGCAAGGGTTTAGTTCCAAATACCTCTACTATTGCTCATTCTGCGCACATGgatattttccaaaatttatCTGTGGACCTTGACACAGAAg gtcgctatttgtttttaaatgctaTTGCAAACCAATTACGTTTTCCTAATAGCCACACACATTACTTTAGCTGTACTCTTTTGTATCTATTTGCTGAGGCTAACAGTGAAGCTATTCAAGAACAAATAACAAG AGTTCTTTTGGAAAGGTTGATTGTTAACAGACCTCATCCTTGGGGCTTATTGATCACATTTATTGAGCTAATAAAAAATCCAGCTTACAAGTTTTGGAACCACGAATTTGTACATTGCGCTCCAGAAATTGAAAA GTTATTTGAATCTGTTGCCCGTTCTTGCATGGTACACAAACAACCCAACACTTCAACAGATAGTGGAGATTTACCAGATTTATAA